The following coding sequences lie in one Arachis hypogaea cultivar Tifrunner chromosome 4, arahy.Tifrunner.gnm2.J5K5, whole genome shotgun sequence genomic window:
- the LOC112796391 gene encoding probable hexosyltransferase MUCI70: MEGDLQKSLSLRPNRRGDRNNQTASDKDSEAGFLSSGWASQDGYPVKIVWRKGFIRLVLVAGILWMLLILVALLFHIWSCQSTVSFLSVMCNKESKVYYMLDTMGLVSKPHRCPIPVANNPDKIIIPNGRTSDKIVKKLSYVMEDEISHNGSQSSPLFGGHISWKQREESFKLKSNMKVHCGFIQGGGADMDPVDIKYVKKCKFVVASGIFDGYDLPHQPSNISDRSKKLFCFLMAVDEVSLKFIRENATVKVDNDGGKWVGIWRLILLKHPPYDEPRRNGKVPKILTHRMFPEAQYSIWIDGKMELIVDPLLMLERYLWRGKHSFAIAQHKHHRSIYEEADANKRRKRYARPLIDLHMKIYYYEGMKEWNPKKGTASDVPEGAIILREHTAMNDLFSCLWFNEVHLFTPRDQLSFGYVAYRLGESFNFFMFPNCEYNSLFVLHPHTREHSSPIEWVKRLDELKNSNLRETRGGLGLFTPYPGNLKSVVLPNVTRTSKAG, encoded by the exons ATGGAAGGCGATCTTCAGAAGTCTTTGTCCTTGCGCCCCAATCGTAGAGGAGACCGAAATAATCAAACCGCATCTGATAAAG ATTCAGAAGCGGGTTTCCTTTCTTCAGGGTGGGCCTCCCAAGATGGTTACCCGGTTAAGATTGTTTGGAGGAAGGGGTTTATTCGGTTGGTTCTTGTTGCAGGGATCCTGTGGATGCTATTAATTCTTGTTGCATTGTTGTTCCATATATGGTCTTGTCAATCTACTGTCTCCTTTTTATCAG TTATGTGTAACAAAGAAAGCAAGGTTTACTACATGTTAGACACTATGGGACTTGTATCAAAACCTCACA GGTGCCCTATTCCTGTTGCCAACAACCCTGATAAAATTATTATCCCAAATGGAAGAACTTCTGACAAAATTGTTAAAAAGTTATCATATGTTATGGAAGATGAAATTTCACATAATGGTTCTCAATCATCTCCTCTATTTGGAGGCCATATAAGTTGGAAGCAGAGGGAGGAAAGTTTCAAACTAAAATCAAATATGAAG GTGCACTGTGGATTTATCCAAGGCGGTGGTGCTGACATGGATCCTGTAGACATCAAATAtgtcaagaaatgtaaatttgttGTTGCATCTGGCATTTTTGACGGCTATGATCTACCTCATCAACCATCAAATATAAGTGACCGCTCCAAGAAGCTCTTTTGCTTTCTTATGGCGGTGGATGAAGTATCTCTGAAATTCATTAGGGAAAATGCTACTGTCAAAGTAGACAATGATGGTGGAAAATGGGTAGGAATTTGGCGTCTTATTCTTCTTAAGCATCCACCTTATGATGAACCAAGAAGGAATGGGAAGGTTCCCAAGATTTTAACTCACAGAATGTTCCCTGAAGCACAATATAGCATATGGATAGATGGTAAAATGGAGCTGATAGTTGATCCATTGCTAATGCTTGAGAG ATATCTATGGCGTGGGAAGCATTCATTTGCCATTGCCCAACATAAGCATCACCGCAGTATATACGAAGAGGCAGATGCAAACAAAAGGCGAAAGCGATATGCACGACCCCTCATTGATCTCCACATGAAAATCTACTATTATGAGGGAATGAAGGAATGGAATCCAAAAAAAGGGACTGCTAGTG ATGTGCCAGAGGGAGCAATCATACTCCGAGAACACACTGCGATGAACGACTTGTTTAGCTGCTTGTGGTTCAATGAGGTTCATCTCTTCACACCAAGAGATCAACTTAGTTTTGGATATGTTGCTTACAGATTAGGGGAGTCATTCAACTTCTTCATGTTTCCAAACTGTGAATATAATTCACTGTTTGTGTTGCACCCTCACACAAGAGAGCACTCTTCTCCCATTGAATGGGTTAAACGGTTGGATGAACTCAAGAATAGCAACTTAAGAGAAACTAGAGGAGGATTAGGTTTATTCACCCCTTATCCAGGGAATCTTAAATCTGTTGTTCTGCCAAATGTAACAAGAACATCTAAAGCAGGCTGA